One window from the genome of Natronomonas pharaonis DSM 2160 encodes:
- a CDS encoding class I adenylate-forming enzyme family protein produces the protein MEHYNGAPLRHMGDLLSMAADRYEDNVAVEFMSQETTYGELEATANSVANVLVENGVAAGDRVGLYIPNTDQFPAAYFGAIKTGAVPVPLNLRMDPNTLEFVLQDSGVDHLIGSPLLVGGMDTDDGRIAGPTELADNAGVGNVYVPGVGDDDVVNYSQAVAEADDEFETVERAYDDVAVQPYTSGTTGKPKGVLLTHENLLSTIESYTKGGLPVDADDNTALVLPLFHIYALNAIQGTFIYKGGTMHMIPRPDPEMILQTISQNDVTTFAGVPALYNMMWQVYRESPDDYDMASLNDVVCAAAPLADDTRRTIEDAWDVPMTEGWGMTETGPAGCTEPSRGVRKSAGCIGPVLRGVDIKLVDPETRETRLHSDQLEPAPDDDIDFTDESQVTGEIAIRGPNVFEGYYNRPEKTGAVFDDDGWFYTEDIARVDEDGYFWMVDRADDMIISGGENIYPAEVEDALYEHPGVAEAAVVAAPHEIKGEAPVAFVVPEPDADLEEEQLRDFTLDHVATYAHPRRIFIIEELPRSATQKVQRYKLEEELDDRLDGPLGSSEEL, from the coding sequence ATGGAACATTATAACGGAGCACCACTGCGGCACATGGGCGACCTCCTCTCGATGGCGGCCGACCGGTATGAGGACAACGTCGCCGTCGAGTTTATGAGCCAAGAGACGACCTATGGCGAACTCGAAGCGACGGCAAACAGTGTCGCCAACGTTCTCGTCGAAAACGGGGTTGCGGCCGGCGACCGCGTTGGGCTCTATATCCCCAACACTGACCAGTTCCCGGCGGCCTACTTCGGAGCCATCAAGACCGGTGCCGTGCCCGTCCCCCTGAATCTCCGGATGGACCCAAACACACTGGAGTTCGTGCTGCAGGACAGCGGCGTCGACCATCTTATCGGCTCACCGCTGCTTGTCGGCGGGATGGACACCGACGACGGCCGCATCGCCGGCCCGACCGAACTCGCCGACAACGCGGGTGTTGGCAACGTTTACGTGCCGGGCGTCGGCGATGACGATGTTGTCAACTACTCGCAGGCGGTGGCCGAAGCCGACGACGAGTTCGAGACGGTCGAGCGCGCATACGACGATGTTGCCGTCCAGCCATACACCTCCGGAACGACCGGCAAGCCGAAGGGCGTGCTGTTGACCCACGAGAACCTGCTTTCGACAATCGAGTCGTACACGAAGGGCGGCCTTCCCGTCGACGCCGACGACAACACTGCGCTCGTGTTGCCGCTGTTCCACATCTACGCGCTCAACGCCATTCAGGGGACGTTCATTTACAAGGGAGGAACGATGCATATGATTCCGCGCCCGGACCCGGAGATGATTCTGCAGACCATCTCACAGAACGACGTGACGACGTTCGCGGGCGTGCCGGCGCTGTATAACATGATGTGGCAGGTCTATCGAGAGTCGCCGGACGACTACGACATGGCGTCGCTGAACGATGTCGTCTGTGCGGCTGCCCCACTGGCGGACGATACGCGGCGCACCATCGAAGACGCGTGGGACGTGCCGATGACCGAAGGCTGGGGAATGACCGAAACCGGGCCGGCGGGCTGTACCGAACCGTCGCGTGGCGTCCGGAAATCCGCCGGCTGTATCGGGCCCGTGCTCCGTGGGGTCGACATCAAACTTGTCGACCCCGAGACTCGCGAGACGCGGCTCCATTCCGACCAACTCGAACCGGCACCAGACGACGACATTGACTTCACCGATGAGTCGCAGGTGACTGGCGAAATCGCAATCCGTGGACCGAACGTCTTCGAGGGATACTACAACCGACCGGAAAAAACCGGTGCCGTCTTCGACGACGATGGGTGGTTCTACACCGAAGACATCGCCCGCGTCGATGAAGACGGCTACTTCTGGATGGTCGACCGCGCCGACGACATGATAATCTCCGGCGGTGAGAACATTTACCCCGCCGAAGTTGAGGACGCCCTCTACGAGCATCCGGGGGTTGCCGAGGCTGCCGTCGTCGCCGCCCCACACGAAATCAAAGGCGAAGCGCCGGTCGCGTTCGTCGTTCCGGAGCCGGATGCCGACCTCGAAGAAGAACAGCTCCGAGACTTCACGCTTGACCACGTCGCGACGTATGCCCACCCACGGCGTATCTTCATCATCGAGGAGCTACCGCGGTCGGCGACGCAGAAGGTCCAGCGATATAAACTCGAAGAAGAACTCGACGACCGGCTCGACGGCCCGCTCGGCTCCAGCGAAGAGCTGTAG
- the guaB gene encoding IMP dehydrogenase, which translates to MASDEPFSEKLRVPEALTFDDVLLRPKESRVEPDDADMATRVSTNVSLNIPVISAAMDTVTEAELAIEMARQGGLGVLHRNMSVEETAQHVEEVKRADELIIRDVVTASPDQTVREVDAMMERKGVSGAPVVDDDDTVLGIISGTDIRPYLEVGEHDSVQEAMTDEVITATEEVSPREALELMYEHKIERVPIVDDENRLTGLVTMAGVLARREYDNAARDDDGALVVGVAVGPFELERARAADAAGADIVFIDCAHAHNLDVIDSAREIREEVDADVVVGNIGTREAAEAVVDFADGVKVGIGPGSICTTRVVSGSGMPQITAVAEVADVASQHDTPVIADGGIRYSGDAIKAIAAGADAVMLGSYFAGTEEAPGRVITMNGKRYKQYRGMGSVGAMNDGGGDRYLKDDEEDEEFVPEGVEAATPYKGPLSSELHQLVGGMQSGMGYVGAETIPEFKERSEFVRVSSAGQTESHAHDVVITDEAPNYSPDSN; encoded by the coding sequence ATGGCGAGCGACGAACCCTTCTCCGAGAAACTCCGCGTACCCGAGGCGCTGACGTTCGACGACGTACTGCTACGGCCGAAAGAGAGCCGTGTCGAACCTGACGACGCCGATATGGCGACGCGGGTGTCGACGAACGTCTCGCTCAACATCCCGGTCATCTCGGCGGCGATGGATACAGTCACCGAAGCCGAACTCGCAATCGAGATGGCCAGACAGGGTGGCCTCGGCGTCCTTCACCGGAATATGTCCGTCGAGGAGACGGCACAGCACGTCGAGGAAGTAAAACGAGCCGACGAGCTCATCATCCGGGATGTCGTTACCGCGTCACCGGACCAGACGGTCCGTGAGGTTGATGCGATGATGGAACGAAAGGGCGTCTCTGGGGCCCCCGTCGTTGACGACGATGATACGGTCCTCGGTATCATCTCCGGAACTGACATTCGACCGTATCTGGAGGTCGGCGAACACGACAGCGTCCAGGAGGCGATGACCGACGAGGTCATTACCGCGACTGAAGAGGTCAGCCCCCGTGAGGCGCTTGAGCTGATGTACGAGCACAAGATAGAGCGAGTCCCGATAGTCGACGACGAAAACCGGCTGACCGGTCTCGTGACGATGGCTGGCGTTCTCGCCCGCCGCGAGTACGACAACGCCGCTCGCGACGACGACGGCGCGCTCGTTGTCGGGGTCGCCGTCGGCCCGTTCGAGCTTGAGCGAGCGCGTGCTGCCGATGCGGCAGGCGCGGACATCGTCTTCATCGACTGTGCACACGCACACAACCTCGACGTTATCGACTCCGCCAGAGAGATTCGCGAAGAAGTCGACGCCGATGTCGTTGTCGGTAACATCGGCACCCGAGAGGCCGCCGAGGCTGTCGTCGACTTCGCTGACGGGGTCAAGGTCGGCATCGGTCCCGGTTCCATCTGTACGACGCGGGTCGTCTCCGGGTCCGGGATGCCACAGATTACGGCCGTCGCCGAAGTCGCCGATGTCGCATCTCAACACGACACGCCGGTCATCGCCGACGGCGGTATTCGCTACTCCGGCGACGCCATCAAGGCCATTGCGGCCGGCGCTGACGCTGTCATGCTCGGGTCGTACTTCGCCGGGACCGAGGAAGCACCGGGTCGTGTCATCACCATGAACGGCAAGCGGTACAAGCAGTACCGCGGCATGGGCTCAGTTGGTGCAATGAACGACGGCGGCGGCGACCGCTACCTCAAGGACGACGAGGAAGACGAGGAGTTCGTGCCTGAAGGTGTCGAGGCAGCGACACCGTACAAGGGACCACTCTCCTCGGAGCTCCACCAACTCGTCGGCGGAATGCAGTCCGGAATGGGCTATGTCGGCGCGGAGACGATTCCGGAATTCAAAGAGCGCAGTGAGTTCGTCCGGGTCTCCTCTGCCGGCCAGACAGAAAGCCACGCCCACGACGTCGTTATTACCGACGAAGCGCCGAACTACAGCCCCGACAGCAACTAA